One stretch of Natronobacterium gregoryi SP2 DNA includes these proteins:
- a CDS encoding DUF5822 domain-containing protein, with the protein MPEPVETADPEGVDYGWVMQVTFVLTILVGAPIVALLSIPVELTTWVERAEFAVRVGAAVWLATGIAVFAYAKRKQPDE; encoded by the coding sequence GTGCCAGAGCCCGTCGAAACGGCCGACCCCGAGGGCGTCGACTACGGATGGGTGATGCAAGTCACGTTCGTGCTGACGATCCTCGTCGGCGCACCGATCGTCGCTCTCCTGTCGATCCCCGTCGAACTCACCACCTGGGTCGAGCGAGCCGAGTTTGCGGTCCGCGTCGGTGCCGCCGTCTGGCTAGCAACCGGAATCGCAGTGTTCGCGTACGCGAAACGCAAACAGCCCGACGAGTGA
- the panB gene encoding 3-methyl-2-oxobutanoate hydroxymethyltransferase yields the protein MPTVRDLKAKTGEEPITMLTAYDAPTAGIVDDADVDVILVGDSVGNTSLGYETTLPVTVDDVARHVGAVSRATEDALVVADMPFLSFGVDETDSLENAGRMLKEEGAEAVKLESGPHTVELTEKMVQLGIPVMAHLGLTPQHVNQYGGYPRQGTDQDAAERILELARAHEEAGAFSLVLEHVPSNVAAEVTDAIDVPTIGIGAGPDCDGQVLVVDDAVGLSEWSPSFSKQFGSVREEMENAVEEYVSAVESGRFPAEEHSHEETDLEEFY from the coding sequence ATGCCTACCGTCCGGGATCTGAAAGCGAAGACGGGGGAGGAACCGATCACGATGCTGACGGCATACGACGCGCCGACGGCGGGAATCGTCGACGACGCTGACGTCGACGTCATCCTCGTCGGTGACAGTGTCGGTAACACGTCGCTTGGCTACGAGACGACGCTCCCGGTCACCGTCGACGATGTGGCTCGTCACGTCGGTGCCGTCTCTCGAGCGACCGAGGACGCACTGGTCGTCGCCGACATGCCTTTCCTCTCTTTTGGCGTCGACGAGACAGACAGCCTCGAGAACGCCGGCCGGATGCTGAAAGAAGAAGGTGCCGAAGCAGTCAAACTCGAGAGCGGGCCTCACACTGTCGAACTTACCGAAAAGATGGTCCAGCTCGGCATTCCCGTGATGGCTCACCTCGGGTTGACGCCCCAGCACGTCAACCAGTACGGTGGCTACCCGCGCCAGGGGACCGACCAGGACGCCGCCGAACGCATTCTCGAACTCGCGCGGGCCCACGAGGAGGCCGGCGCGTTCTCGCTCGTCTTGGAACACGTTCCGTCGAACGTCGCGGCCGAGGTAACTGACGCGATCGACGTTCCGACGATCGGGATCGGTGCCGGCCCCGACTGTGACGGACAGGTGCTCGTGGTCGACGACGCAGTGGGTCTGAGCGAGTGGTCGCCGTCGTTTTCCAAGCAGTTCGGCTCGGTGCGCGAGGAGATGGAAAACGCCGTCGAAGAGTACGTCTCGGCCGTCGAGTCGGGACGTTTTCCGGCTGAAGAGCACAGCCACGAAGAGACAGACCTCGAGGAGTTCTACTAG
- a CDS encoding helix-turn-helix domain-containing protein: MTTVAELTLPTDEFALAATFRRLPGLEVRVESVVAEGPARTTPLVWFSNVAPNDLEATLETDPTVEQYRQLLENTDRTERLYRLRYGESVDSVCRAVYANGGTVLGAWVVDDRWTLRLLFPLREELSEAVSEIEGEDVRVDVRRMVEAGGEDGLETTAALTEPQQEAIAEAYRRGYYDVPRAISLEELANELDISHQALSERLRRANRVLASEQLEGAAGEVATD, encoded by the coding sequence ATGACGACGGTCGCCGAACTCACGCTCCCGACCGACGAGTTCGCACTCGCAGCAACGTTCCGGCGACTTCCAGGGCTAGAGGTCCGCGTCGAGAGCGTCGTCGCCGAGGGACCGGCGCGGACGACGCCGCTCGTCTGGTTCTCGAACGTCGCCCCGAACGACCTCGAGGCGACGTTAGAGACGGACCCGACGGTCGAACAGTACCGGCAGTTGCTCGAGAACACCGATCGGACGGAGCGACTCTACCGACTTCGCTACGGCGAGTCGGTCGATTCCGTCTGTCGAGCCGTCTACGCCAACGGTGGGACAGTACTTGGCGCGTGGGTGGTCGACGACCGGTGGACGCTTCGCCTGCTCTTCCCGCTTCGCGAGGAACTGTCCGAGGCCGTCTCCGAGATCGAAGGGGAAGACGTCCGAGTCGACGTCAGGCGAATGGTCGAGGCTGGCGGCGAAGACGGCCTCGAGACGACGGCCGCGCTCACCGAACCCCAGCAGGAAGCGATCGCCGAGGCCTACCGCCGGGGCTACTACGACGTGCCACGCGCAATCTCGCTCGAAGAACTGGCGAACGAGCTCGATATCTCTCATCAGGCACTGTCAGAACGGCTCCGACGCGCCAACCGCGTCCTCGCGAGCGAGCAACTCGAGGGGGCGGCCGGCGAGGTGGCGACAGACTGA
- a CDS encoding HAD family hydrolase, whose amino-acid sequence MERYDLVYRLYDEHDTETVREYQEFVDVFPAVDSRVALEHWQDATEELKARKDEIRSAFAAGETFAAVASRADRDQAFTALDLEAKYGRSVNVLVLDVDETLRSAGGTDNEIPRETLHVLTEFHEAGVPIIICTGQTLENVKGFAIQGLGSEIVHSGDLSIVYEAGTGVFTPGHGAETKQLLYEDLDEEIRTIFDAVRSRVLREAPEKLRRGCHLQGNEFNVTLKPNYETGSAQARAVIDDGLVYLLDLLADAVRAAIGADDVLEGEPVADWTRAFYAAQDPEIRAVLEGEGVYPDLEADETPVTLAGVLERVDVAYYEADAAEIGSLELNKVVGVERALSVLGIDDPFALVMGDSKSDLRVMEWIEENDAGLAAAPEHASQETLQHVLETDDLVFDRGKSVDVLRTVYALNRLVRLN is encoded by the coding sequence ATGGAACGGTACGATCTCGTCTACCGACTCTACGACGAGCACGACACCGAGACGGTACGTGAGTACCAGGAGTTCGTCGACGTCTTTCCGGCCGTCGACTCCCGGGTGGCCCTAGAACACTGGCAGGACGCAACGGAGGAACTCAAGGCGCGAAAAGACGAGATTCGGTCGGCGTTTGCGGCCGGCGAAACCTTCGCTGCGGTGGCCTCGCGGGCCGACCGCGATCAGGCTTTTACTGCACTTGATCTCGAGGCCAAGTACGGTCGTTCGGTGAACGTCCTCGTGTTGGACGTCGACGAGACGCTCCGGTCTGCAGGTGGAACGGACAACGAGATCCCACGGGAGACGCTGCACGTCTTGACGGAGTTTCACGAGGCCGGAGTCCCGATCATCATCTGTACGGGCCAGACCTTAGAGAACGTCAAGGGGTTTGCGATTCAGGGGCTGGGAAGCGAAATCGTCCACTCGGGAGACCTCTCGATCGTCTACGAGGCCGGGACCGGAGTTTTCACGCCCGGCCACGGTGCGGAGACGAAACAACTTCTCTACGAGGACCTCGACGAGGAGATACGGACGATCTTCGACGCTGTACGCTCTCGCGTGCTTCGGGAAGCGCCCGAAAAACTCCGACGGGGCTGTCACCTGCAGGGCAACGAATTCAACGTCACTCTCAAACCAAACTACGAAACCGGTTCCGCACAGGCCCGTGCCGTCATCGACGACGGCCTGGTCTACCTGCTCGACTTGCTCGCCGACGCCGTCAGGGCGGCGATCGGCGCTGACGACGTCCTCGAAGGCGAACCGGTCGCCGACTGGACCCGCGCGTTCTATGCCGCCCAGGACCCCGAAATCAGGGCCGTTCTCGAGGGTGAAGGCGTCTATCCAGACCTCGAGGCCGACGAGACGCCTGTGACACTCGCCGGCGTCCTCGAGCGGGTCGACGTCGCCTACTACGAGGCCGACGCGGCCGAGATCGGCAGCCTCGAGTTGAACAAGGTCGTCGGCGTCGAGCGCGCACTTTCGGTTCTGGGGATCGACGACCCGTTCGCGCTGGTGATGGGCGATTCGAAGAGCGACCTGCGCGTGATGGAGTGGATCGAGGAGAACGACGCGGGACTCGCAGCGGCACCGGAACACGCCTCGCAGGAGACGCTCCAGCACGTCCTCGAGACCGACGACCTCGTCTTCGACCGCGGCAAGAGCGTCGACGTCCTCCGGACGGTGTACGCGCTGAACCGGCTGGTTCGACTGAACTAA
- a CDS encoding HAD family hydrolase, translating into MNEYEAVVYDLDGTLVDLDVDWPVVTDDVLEVYERAGVEPPSRSLWDLLGYADEAGLQAAVESTIADHERTGAETAPRLAHADELLERTVPVGVCSLNCEAACRIALEEHGLADPVDVVVGRDTVETRKPDPEPLLETVWALGVDPGAAVFIGDSDRDELTARRAGTAFEYV; encoded by the coding sequence ATGAACGAGTACGAGGCCGTCGTCTACGACCTCGACGGAACGCTGGTCGATCTGGATGTCGATTGGCCCGTCGTCACCGACGACGTGCTCGAGGTGTACGAGCGTGCGGGTGTCGAGCCACCGAGTCGGAGCCTGTGGGACCTGCTCGGCTACGCCGACGAGGCCGGCCTCCAGGCGGCAGTCGAGTCGACGATCGCCGACCACGAACGTACGGGGGCCGAGACCGCGCCCCGACTGGCCCACGCCGACGAGTTGCTCGAGCGGACGGTCCCGGTCGGGGTCTGCTCGCTCAACTGCGAGGCGGCCTGCCGGATCGCCCTCGAGGAACACGGGCTGGCCGACCCGGTCGATGTCGTCGTCGGTCGGGACACAGTCGAGACCAGAAAACCAGATCCGGAGCCGTTGCTCGAGACGGTGTGGGCGCTCGGGGTCGACCCCGGAGCAGCGGTCTTCATCGGTGATTCGGACCGCGACGAGTTGACGGCGCGGCGAGCGGGGACGGCCTTCGAGTACGTGTAG
- the gfcR gene encoding transcriptional regulator GfcR has protein sequence MKNVDDLIESAAELADRGLSKGEIADELNVSRETASWLVERSDATPQPTSQPSQTIDGETGPQDIHVDWSAIGRDSKRMQFVASAMADLLAKHGEDVDLTIGIEKAGGPIAMLIARELETDLGTYTPAKHQWEEGDLEDLGGTFSRNFAAIRDRECYIVDDTITSGTTMRETVEAIRSEGGEPLACVVLADKQGLDEIDGVPVYSLLQVISVGQDE, from the coding sequence ATGAAAAACGTCGACGACCTCATCGAGAGTGCTGCCGAACTCGCGGACCGTGGACTCTCGAAAGGCGAAATTGCGGACGAACTGAACGTCTCTCGAGAGACTGCAAGCTGGCTCGTCGAACGCAGCGATGCGACGCCACAGCCGACCAGCCAGCCGAGCCAGACGATCGATGGGGAAACCGGCCCGCAGGACATCCACGTCGACTGGTCGGCGATCGGTCGGGACAGCAAACGGATGCAATTTGTCGCGTCGGCGATGGCGGATCTACTCGCCAAACACGGCGAAGACGTCGACCTAACGATCGGCATCGAGAAAGCCGGCGGCCCCATCGCGATGCTCATCGCGCGGGAACTCGAGACCGATCTCGGAACCTACACGCCCGCGAAACACCAGTGGGAGGAAGGGGATCTCGAGGATCTAGGCGGAACCTTCAGTCGAAACTTCGCCGCTATCCGCGACCGCGAGTGTTACATCGTCGACGACACGATCACTAGCGGCACTACCATGCGCGAGACGGTCGAGGCGATCCGTTCCGAGGGTGGCGAGCCACTCGCTTGCGTCGTCCTCGCCGACAAGCAGGGACTCGACGAAATCGACGGCGTGCCGGTCTACTCGCTGTTGCAAGTCATCAGCGTCGGCCAAGACGAGTAA